A genomic stretch from Mycobacterium malmoense includes:
- a CDS encoding NAD(P)-dependent malic enzyme, with amino-acid sequence MSEIVPPQIAIGDDEIFEAHVGGKLSVELQSPLDTQRALSIAYTPGVAQVSRAIAADQTLAARYTWANRLVAVVSDGSAVLGLGDIGPAASLPVMEGKCGLFKEFAGLDAIPIVLGTKDPDEIVETLARLRPTFGAVNLEDISAPRCFEIERRVIEALDCPVMHDDQHGTAIVVLAALMGATKLLGRDMCSLRVVVSGAGAAGVACTNLLLAMGVSDITVLDSRGILHTGRDDMNGVKVDLARRTNPGGLAGGMVEALGGADVFLGVSAGVVPEELIATMAPDGIVFALSNPDPEIHPELAAKHAAVVATGRSDFPNQINNVLAFPGVFRGALDAGARRITEKMMVAAAEAIFSVVSDDLAVDRIVPSPLDLRVGEAVAKAVTLAAEVSDARA; translated from the coding sequence GTGTCCGAAATCGTGCCGCCACAGATCGCCATCGGAGACGACGAGATCTTCGAGGCCCACGTAGGTGGGAAGCTTTCCGTCGAGCTGCAGTCTCCGCTGGACACCCAGCGCGCCTTGTCGATCGCCTACACCCCGGGCGTGGCGCAGGTCAGCCGGGCGATCGCCGCCGATCAGACGCTGGCCGCCCGCTACACCTGGGCGAATCGGTTGGTGGCCGTCGTCAGCGACGGCAGCGCGGTGCTCGGCCTCGGTGACATCGGGCCGGCGGCGTCGCTGCCGGTGATGGAGGGCAAGTGCGGGCTGTTCAAGGAGTTCGCCGGGCTGGACGCGATCCCGATCGTGTTGGGCACCAAGGATCCCGACGAGATCGTCGAGACCCTGGCGCGGCTGCGCCCGACGTTCGGCGCCGTCAACCTCGAGGACATCTCCGCCCCGCGCTGCTTCGAGATCGAACGACGGGTCATCGAGGCGCTGGACTGCCCGGTGATGCACGACGACCAGCACGGCACGGCCATCGTCGTGCTGGCCGCCCTGATGGGCGCCACCAAGCTGCTCGGCCGTGACATGTGCTCGCTGCGGGTGGTGGTCTCCGGCGCCGGCGCCGCGGGTGTCGCGTGCACGAATCTCCTTCTGGCGATGGGCGTTTCGGACATCACCGTGCTGGACTCGCGCGGCATCCTGCACACCGGGCGCGACGACATGAACGGCGTCAAGGTCGATCTGGCGCGGCGCACGAATCCCGGTGGCCTCGCCGGCGGCATGGTCGAGGCGCTCGGCGGGGCCGACGTGTTCCTCGGGGTGTCGGCGGGTGTGGTCCCCGAGGAGTTGATCGCCACCATGGCACCCGACGGGATCGTGTTCGCGCTGTCCAACCCCGACCCGGAGATCCACCCCGAGCTCGCGGCCAAGCACGCGGCGGTGGTGGCCACCGGCCGCAGCGACTTTCCCAACCAGATCAACAACGTGCTCGCGTTCCCTGGGGTGTTTCGCGGCGCGCTGGACGCGGGTGCGCGCCGGATCACCGAAAAGATGATGGTGGCCGCGGCCGAGGCGATCTTCTCCGTCGTCAGCGACGACCTCGCGGTCGACCGGATCGTCCCGAGCCCACTGGACCTGCGCGTCGGGGAAGCCGTCGCCAAGGCGGTCACCCTGGCCGCAGAAGTGTCAGACGCCAGGGCGTGA
- a CDS encoding DUF4190 domain-containing protein yields MSTPGESAHGDEANPPETGGGAPERPAWTPPWNPPTGPPPADYPPHAYSPANFPPGYPAEYPPPIPPPPGYGPPPGYGPPPGYGPPPGYGPPLGYGPPPDYGPQGAMPSGTNPLAIASLISSFTGLLCCIGSIVAIVLGVVALNQIKQTRQEGYGLAVAGIVVGIGSLLVFLIIAIFSIHSR; encoded by the coding sequence ATGTCAACTCCCGGCGAGAGCGCCCACGGCGACGAGGCTAACCCGCCGGAAACCGGCGGCGGGGCCCCGGAACGGCCGGCCTGGACACCTCCGTGGAATCCGCCGACAGGGCCGCCGCCGGCCGACTATCCCCCTCATGCGTATTCGCCGGCCAATTTCCCGCCCGGCTATCCGGCCGAATACCCGCCGCCCATTCCGCCACCGCCGGGCTACGGGCCACCGCCGGGCTACGGCCCACCACCCGGCTACGGGCCACCGCCCGGCTACGGCCCACCACTCGGCTACGGGCCACCGCCTGACTATGGACCCCAGGGAGCAATGCCGTCCGGGACGAACCCGCTGGCGATAGCCTCGTTGATCTCGTCGTTCACCGGTTTGCTCTGCTGCATCGGCTCGATCGTGGCCATCGTGCTGGGCGTGGTCGCGCTGAACCAGATCAAGCAGACGCGCCAGGAAGGCTACGGCCTGGCCGTCGCCGGCATTGTGGTCGGTATCGGCAGCCTGCTGGTGTTCTTGATCATCGCGATCTTCAGCATCCATTCGCGTTAG
- a CDS encoding carbohydrate ABC transporter permease translates to MGARRAWAGWAVLDTLVVVYALVPVLWILSLSLKPTSAVKDGKLIPSSVTFDNYRGIFRGDIFTSALVNSIGIGLITTVIAVVLGAMAAYAIARLNFPGKRALIGGALLITMFPAISLVTPLFNIERAVGLFDTWPGLILPYITFALPLAIYTLSVFFREIPSDLEKAAKMDGATPGQAFRRVIVPLAAPGLVTAAILVFIFAWNDLLLALSLTATKAAITAPVAIVSFTGSSQFEEPTGSIAAGAIVITVPIIVFVLIFQRRIVAGLTSGAVKG, encoded by the coding sequence ATGGGCGCGCGGCGCGCCTGGGCCGGCTGGGCCGTTCTGGACACCCTGGTCGTGGTGTATGCGCTGGTGCCGGTGTTGTGGATTCTCAGCCTGTCGCTCAAGCCGACGTCAGCGGTCAAGGACGGCAAGCTGATTCCGTCGTCGGTGACCTTCGACAACTACCGCGGCATCTTCCGCGGCGACATCTTCACCTCGGCACTGGTCAACTCTATTGGGATCGGCTTGATCACCACCGTGATCGCGGTGGTGCTCGGCGCGATGGCGGCCTACGCGATTGCCCGGCTGAACTTTCCCGGAAAGCGGGCGCTCATCGGTGGGGCCCTGTTGATCACGATGTTCCCGGCGATTTCGCTGGTCACGCCGTTGTTCAACATCGAACGCGCGGTCGGTCTGTTCGACACCTGGCCCGGCTTGATCCTGCCCTACATCACTTTCGCGTTGCCCCTTGCCATCTACACGTTGTCGGTGTTTTTCCGGGAAATCCCTTCGGATTTGGAGAAGGCGGCCAAAATGGACGGCGCCACGCCGGGGCAGGCCTTCCGCAGGGTGATCGTCCCGCTGGCGGCGCCGGGACTGGTGACCGCCGCGATCCTGGTGTTCATCTTCGCCTGGAACGACCTGCTGCTGGCGCTGTCGCTGACCGCCACCAAGGCGGCGATCACCGCGCCGGTGGCGATCGTGAGCTTCACTGGCAGTTCGCAGTTCGAGGAACCAACCGGGTCGATCGCGGCCGGTGCCATCGTGATTACGGTCCCAATCATCGTTTTTGTTCTAATCTTCCAACGACGGATTGTCGCCGGGTTGACCTCTGGCGCTGTGAAGGGATAG
- a CDS encoding ABC transporter ATP-binding protein, whose amino-acid sequence MAEIVLEHVNKSYPNGAIAVKDLSITIADGEFLILVGPSGCGKTTTLNMIAGLEDISSGELRIGGERVNDKAPKDRDIAMVFQSYALYPHMTVRQNIAFPLTLAKLKKAEIAQKVEDTAKILDLSELLDRKPSQLSGGQRQRVAMGRAIVRRPKAFLMDEPLSNLDAKLRVQMRSEIARLQRRLGTTTVYVTHDQTEAMTLGDRVVVMHGGVAQQIGTPDELYERPANLFVAGFIGSPAMNFFPATLTPTGLTLSFGEVMLTPQVQQVIARHPKPERIIVGVRPEHLADAALIDGYQRIRALTFEAKVDLVESLGADKYVYFTTAGPAVHSAQLDELEAEGEVYENQFVARVPAESKAAIGQPLELALDTTKVAVFDADSGVNLTVAPPDAE is encoded by the coding sequence ATGGCCGAGATTGTGTTGGAGCACGTCAACAAGAGTTACCCCAACGGCGCGATTGCGGTGAAAGACCTCAGCATCACCATCGCCGACGGCGAATTCCTGATCCTGGTCGGGCCTTCCGGCTGCGGAAAGACCACGACGCTGAATATGATTGCCGGACTTGAGGATATCTCGTCGGGCGAGCTGCGCATCGGCGGCGAGCGCGTGAACGACAAGGCGCCCAAGGACCGCGACATCGCGATGGTGTTCCAGTCTTACGCGCTGTACCCGCACATGACCGTGCGGCAGAACATCGCCTTCCCGCTGACGCTGGCGAAGTTGAAGAAGGCCGAGATCGCGCAGAAGGTGGAGGACACCGCCAAAATCCTTGACCTGAGCGAACTTTTGGACCGCAAGCCCTCCCAGTTGTCGGGTGGCCAGCGGCAGCGGGTGGCGATGGGCCGGGCGATCGTGCGCCGTCCTAAGGCGTTTTTGATGGACGAGCCGCTGTCCAACCTGGACGCCAAGCTGCGGGTGCAGATGCGCAGCGAGATCGCCCGGCTGCAGCGGAGATTGGGCACCACCACCGTCTACGTCACCCACGATCAAACCGAGGCCATGACGCTGGGCGACCGCGTGGTGGTGATGCACGGGGGTGTGGCACAGCAAATCGGCACCCCCGACGAGCTCTACGAGCGTCCCGCCAATCTGTTCGTCGCGGGGTTCATCGGCTCGCCGGCGATGAATTTCTTCCCGGCGACGCTGACACCGACCGGGCTGACCCTGTCCTTTGGTGAGGTGATGCTCACGCCGCAAGTCCAGCAGGTGATCGCCCGGCACCCGAAACCGGAACGCATCATTGTCGGGGTGCGGCCCGAGCACCTGGCCGATGCCGCGCTGATCGACGGGTACCAGCGGATCAGGGCGCTGACCTTCGAGGCGAAGGTCGACCTGGTCGAATCGCTGGGTGCCGACAAATACGTGTACTTCACCACCGCGGGTCCGGCCGTGCACTCGGCTCAGTTGGACGAGCTGGAGGCCGAGGGCGAGGTGTACGAAAACCAGTTCGTGGCAAGGGTTCCCGCGGAGTCGAAGGCGGCTATCGGGCAGCCGCTGGAGTTGGCGCTCGACACCACGAAGGTGGCCGTCTTCGACGCCGACTCCGGGGTGAACCTGACCGTCGCGCCGCCCGACGCCGAGTGA
- a CDS encoding magnesium transporter MgtE N-terminal domain-containing protein, producing MGPVNRVYVARLPRMLVLGPMGESFGRVRDVVISISIVRQQPRVLGLVVDLATRRSIFIPMLRVASIEPDAVTLKTANVSLRRFEQRPGEVLAMGQVLDTMVKVNDPALPELAGLDVVITDLGIEQTRSRDWMVTRVAVRTPRRLGRRGPVHVVDWHNVQGLTPSALALPDQGVAQLLDQFEGRRAVDVADAIRGLPAKRRYEVLKALDDDRLADILQELPELDQADVLSQLGTERSADVLDEMDPDDAADLLGVLSPTDAEILLTRMDPEESAPVRRLLTYSPDTAGGLMTSNPVVLTPDTSVAEALARVRDPDLTPALSSIVFVARPPTATPTGRYLGCVPLQRLLREAPAELVGGIVDSDLLTLTPETPLAAVTRYLAAYNLVCGPVLDDQNHLLGAVTVDDLLDHLLPHDWRVDVEELDAAGRLEGLGGSV from the coding sequence ATGGGACCGGTCAACAGGGTCTACGTCGCGCGGCTTCCGCGGATGCTGGTGTTGGGTCCGATGGGCGAATCCTTCGGGCGCGTCCGCGATGTCGTGATCAGCATCAGCATCGTCCGTCAGCAACCGCGCGTCCTGGGACTGGTCGTCGATTTGGCGACCCGCCGCAGCATCTTCATTCCGATGCTGCGGGTTGCCTCGATCGAGCCCGACGCGGTGACGCTCAAGACCGCCAACGTGTCGCTGCGCCGATTCGAGCAGCGGCCGGGCGAGGTGCTGGCGATGGGCCAGGTGCTCGACACCATGGTCAAGGTCAACGACCCCGCGCTGCCGGAGCTGGCCGGCCTTGACGTGGTGATCACCGATCTGGGGATCGAACAAACCCGAAGTCGCGACTGGATGGTGACCCGGGTCGCCGTCCGCACGCCTCGCCGGCTCGGGCGGCGCGGCCCGGTGCACGTCGTCGACTGGCACAACGTGCAGGGCCTCACCCCGTCGGCGCTGGCCTTGCCGGATCAGGGGGTCGCGCAGCTGCTGGACCAGTTCGAAGGGCGCAGGGCCGTCGACGTGGCCGACGCCATCCGCGGCCTGCCGGCCAAGCGGCGCTACGAGGTGCTCAAGGCGCTCGACGACGACCGGTTGGCCGACATTCTGCAGGAGCTGCCCGAGTTGGATCAGGCCGACGTGCTCTCGCAGCTGGGCACCGAACGATCGGCCGACGTGCTGGACGAGATGGATCCCGACGACGCCGCCGACCTGCTCGGCGTGCTGAGCCCGACGGATGCCGAGATCCTGCTGACCCGGATGGACCCCGAGGAGTCCGCCCCGGTGCGCCGGCTATTGACGTATTCCCCCGACACCGCGGGCGGCCTGATGACCTCGAACCCGGTGGTCCTGACCCCGGACACGTCGGTCGCCGAGGCGCTGGCCCGGGTCCGCGACCCCGACCTCACCCCCGCGCTGTCGTCAATAGTGTTTGTGGCACGCCCGCCGACGGCCACCCCCACCGGGCGCTACCTGGGCTGCGTGCCGCTACAGCGACTGCTCCGCGAGGCGCCGGCCGAACTGGTCGGTGGGATCGTCGACAGCGACCTGCTCACCCTGACGCCGGAGACCCCGCTGGCCGCGGTGACCCGCTACCTCGCCGCCTACAACCTGGTCTGTGGACCGGTGCTCGACGACCAAAACCACCTGTTGGGAGCGGTAACCGTGGACGATCTGCTCGATCACCTGCTGCCGCACGACTGGCGCGTCGACGTGGAGGAGCTGGACGCCGCCGGCCGGCTCGAAGGATTGGGAGGATCCGTGTGA
- the corA gene encoding magnesium/cobalt transporter CorA, with amino-acid sequence MFPGFDALPEALRPVAKPRVVPHVHPVAQPPEPLVDCGVYVEGHRLPGKYTYATALSTVREIELTGREAFVWIGLHEPDERHMQDVADVFGLHALTVEDAVHAHQRPKLERYDETLFLVLKTVNYVPHESVVLAREIVETGEVMVFVGKDFVVTVRHGEHGGLSEVRKRMDADPEHLQLGPYAVMHAIADDVVDHYLEVTSLIESDIDAIEEVAFSPGRKIDVEPIYLLKREVVELRRCVNPLGVAFQRIQTENKDLISKEVRRYLRDVGDHHTEAADQIASYDDMLNSLVQAALARVGMQQNNDMRKMAAWAGILAVPTMIAAIYGMNFHFMPELNWTWGYPAVMAGMAIVCLVLYFQFRNRNWL; translated from the coding sequence GTGTTCCCTGGGTTTGACGCATTGCCCGAAGCGCTGCGACCAGTCGCGAAACCGCGGGTGGTGCCCCACGTACACCCCGTTGCCCAGCCCCCTGAGCCGTTGGTCGACTGCGGCGTTTACGTCGAAGGCCACCGGCTGCCCGGCAAGTACACCTACGCCACCGCGCTGAGCACGGTCCGCGAGATCGAGCTGACGGGGCGGGAGGCGTTCGTCTGGATCGGGCTGCACGAGCCCGATGAGCGCCACATGCAGGATGTGGCGGATGTCTTTGGGCTGCACGCGCTGACGGTCGAGGACGCCGTGCACGCCCACCAGCGGCCCAAGCTGGAGCGGTACGACGAGACGCTGTTCCTCGTGCTGAAGACCGTCAACTATGTCCCGCACGAGTCGGTGGTGCTGGCCCGCGAGATCGTCGAAACCGGCGAGGTCATGGTCTTCGTCGGCAAAGATTTCGTGGTTACCGTCCGCCACGGCGAGCACGGCGGGCTGTCCGAGGTGCGCAAGCGGATGGATGCCGATCCCGAGCATCTGCAGCTGGGTCCGTACGCGGTGATGCACGCCATCGCCGACGACGTGGTGGACCACTACCTCGAGGTGACGAGCCTGATCGAATCCGACATCGACGCCATCGAGGAGGTGGCGTTTTCGCCCGGCCGCAAGATCGACGTCGAACCGATTTACCTGCTCAAGCGCGAAGTCGTCGAACTGCGCCGGTGCGTGAACCCGCTGGGAGTTGCCTTCCAGCGCATCCAGACCGAGAACAAGGACCTGATTTCCAAAGAGGTGCGACGCTACCTGCGCGACGTCGGCGACCACCACACCGAGGCGGCCGACCAGATCGCCAGCTACGACGACATGCTCAACTCGCTGGTGCAGGCGGCACTCGCCCGGGTCGGTATGCAGCAGAACAACGACATGCGCAAGATGGCGGCCTGGGCCGGCATCTTGGCGGTGCCCACCATGATCGCCGCCATCTACGGCATGAACTTCCATTTCATGCCCGAACTGAACTGGACGTGGGGCTACCCGGCGGTGATGGCCGGGATGGCCATTGTCTGCCTGGTCCTCTACTTCCAATTCCGAAACAGAAACTGGCTCTAG
- a CDS encoding suppressor of fused domain protein — MTRILEDVRAHLRGHFAGAEPDSASVTFLGAEPIEVLRFRERANGPEGTVHYVSLGCSRRPMADPTEIVADPRRGPRAEVALRLRDAGPATGIARSLAIIAATPAVDGVVLAADALIDLGAPLWASPSRRVPFTAVLLGHSDIPDLPLEPPREPVKFLAATPITATEAAWVRLKGASEGAHAMRQAWQNDGVDVLDPNRPAAQPD; from the coding sequence GTGACACGGATACTGGAGGACGTGCGCGCGCACCTGCGCGGTCACTTCGCCGGGGCCGAGCCCGATTCGGCGAGCGTGACATTCCTGGGCGCCGAACCCATCGAGGTGCTGCGATTTCGCGAGCGGGCAAACGGACCAGAAGGGACAGTGCATTACGTGTCGCTGGGATGCTCGCGCCGCCCGATGGCCGATCCGACCGAAATCGTCGCCGACCCGCGGCGCGGCCCGCGCGCCGAGGTCGCGCTGCGCCTGCGAGATGCCGGGCCGGCCACCGGCATTGCCCGCAGCCTGGCGATCATTGCCGCGACCCCGGCCGTCGACGGCGTGGTGCTGGCCGCCGACGCGCTGATCGATCTCGGCGCGCCGCTGTGGGCGTCGCCGTCGCGGCGGGTGCCGTTCACCGCGGTGTTGTTGGGCCACAGCGACATTCCGGACCTGCCGCTGGAGCCGCCCCGCGAGCCGGTGAAGTTCCTGGCGGCGACTCCGATCACCGCGACCGAAGCCGCGTGGGTGCGGCTCAAAGGCGCCTCTGAAGGGGCCCACGCCATGCGACAGGCATGGCAGAACGACGGTGTGGACGTGCTGGACCCGAATCGACCTGCGGCACAACCGGACTGA
- a CDS encoding general stress protein, with protein sequence MTSPFQPGRVPGAAPGGAAGRRVPGLPTPPKGWPVGSYPTYAEAQRAVDYLSEQQFPVQQVTIVGVDLMQVERVTGRLTWPKVLGGGVLSGAWLGLFIGLVLGFFSPNPWAALATGLVAGVFFGLITSAVPYAMARGTRDFSSTMQLVAGRYDVLCDPQNAEKARDLLARLAI encoded by the coding sequence ATGACTAGTCCTTTCCAGCCTGGACGGGTTCCCGGCGCTGCCCCCGGCGGGGCGGCCGGCCGGCGTGTGCCCGGACTGCCGACCCCGCCCAAGGGCTGGCCGGTCGGCTCCTATCCCACCTATGCCGAGGCGCAGCGCGCCGTCGACTACCTATCCGAACAACAGTTCCCGGTGCAGCAGGTGACCATCGTCGGTGTCGACCTCATGCAGGTTGAACGGGTCACCGGCCGGCTGACATGGCCCAAGGTGCTCGGCGGCGGCGTCCTCAGCGGCGCTTGGCTCGGCTTGTTCATCGGGTTGGTACTCGGCTTCTTTAGCCCCAATCCCTGGGCCGCGTTGGCCACCGGTCTGGTCGCCGGGGTGTTCTTCGGATTGATCACCTCCGCGGTTCCCTACGCAATGGCCCGTGGCACAAGGGATTTCAGCTCGACCATGCAGTTGGTGGCCGGTCGCTACGACGTGCTCTGCGATCCGCAAAACGCAGAGAAGGCACGGGATCTGTTGGCACGCCTGGCGATCTGA
- a CDS encoding carbohydrate ABC transporter permease, whose product MEAHPRSRTRLSERRLAFALVAPAAILMLAVTAYPIGYAVWLSLQRNNLATPDDTAFVGLSNYQTILTDRYWWTALAVTLGITVVSVSIEFVLGLALALVMHRSLVGKGVVRTAVLIPYGIVTVVASYSWYYAWTPGTGYLANLLPQGSAPLTEQIPSLGIVVLAEVWKTTPFMSLLLLAGLALVPEDLLKAAQVDGAGAWRRLTRIILPIIKPAVVVALLFRTLDAFRIFDNIYVLTNGANNTDSVSILGYDNLFKGFNVGLGSAISVLIFLCAGIIALVYIKAFGASQPASAPGGDVDGH is encoded by the coding sequence GTGGAAGCGCACCCGCGGAGCCGAACTCGGCTGTCGGAGCGGCGACTGGCTTTCGCGCTGGTCGCACCGGCGGCGATCCTGATGCTGGCGGTGACGGCCTATCCGATCGGCTACGCCGTGTGGCTGAGCTTGCAGCGCAACAACCTTGCGACCCCCGACGACACGGCGTTCGTCGGCCTAAGCAATTACCAAACGATCTTGACCGACCGGTATTGGTGGACGGCGTTGGCGGTGACGCTGGGAATCACGGTGGTTTCGGTGTCGATCGAGTTCGTGCTGGGCTTGGCGCTGGCGCTGGTGATGCACCGCAGCCTGGTCGGCAAGGGCGTGGTGCGCACCGCGGTGCTCATCCCGTATGGCATCGTCACCGTCGTCGCGTCGTACAGCTGGTACTACGCCTGGACGCCGGGGACCGGTTACCTGGCCAACCTGCTGCCGCAGGGGAGCGCGCCGCTGACCGAGCAGATTCCGTCGCTGGGCATCGTCGTCCTGGCCGAGGTGTGGAAGACGACGCCGTTCATGTCGTTGCTGTTGCTGGCCGGGTTGGCGCTGGTACCAGAGGATCTACTGAAGGCCGCGCAAGTCGATGGCGCCGGCGCCTGGCGCCGGCTGACCAGGATCATCCTGCCGATCATCAAGCCGGCGGTCGTGGTCGCGCTGTTGTTCCGGACGCTGGACGCGTTCCGCATCTTCGACAACATCTACGTGCTGACCAACGGCGCCAACAACACCGACTCGGTGTCAATCCTGGGCTACGACAACCTATTCAAGGGCTTCAACGTGGGACTGGGCTCGGCGATCAGCGTGCTGATCTTCCTCTGCGCGGGCATCATCGCGCTCGTCTACATCAAGGCGTTCGGCGCCTCTCAACCCGCATCAGCGCCCGGCGGTGATGTCGATGGCCACTGA
- a CDS encoding malate dehydrogenase, with the protein MSASPVKVAVTGAAGQIGYSLLFRLASGSLLGPDRPIELRLLEIEPALKALEGVVMELDDCAFPLLAGVEIGADPNKIFDGVNLALLVGARPRGPGMERGDLLEANGAIFTAQGKALNAVAAADVRIGVTGNPANTNALIAMSNAPDIPRERFSALTRLDHNRAISQLARKTGAAVTDVKKMTIWGNHSATQYPDVFHAEIKGRNAAEVVNDQAWIENDFIPTVAKRGAAIIDARGASSAASAASATIDAARDWLLGSPDGNWVSMAVISDGSYGVPEGLISSFPVTTKGGDWTIVTGLEIDEFSRARIDKSTAELADERNAVTELGLI; encoded by the coding sequence GTGAGCGCAAGTCCTGTCAAGGTCGCCGTCACCGGCGCCGCCGGCCAGATCGGCTACAGCCTGTTGTTCCGCCTGGCCAGCGGCTCGCTGCTGGGGCCCGATCGCCCGATCGAGCTGCGGCTGCTGGAGATCGAGCCCGCGCTCAAGGCGCTCGAGGGTGTGGTGATGGAGCTGGACGACTGCGCGTTCCCGCTGCTGGCGGGCGTCGAGATCGGCGCGGATCCGAACAAGATCTTCGACGGCGTGAACCTGGCCCTGCTCGTCGGCGCCCGCCCGCGCGGCCCGGGCATGGAGCGCGGCGACCTGCTGGAGGCCAACGGCGCGATCTTCACCGCGCAGGGCAAGGCGCTCAACGCCGTTGCCGCCGCCGACGTGCGTATCGGCGTGACCGGCAACCCGGCCAACACCAACGCGCTGATCGCGATGAGCAACGCGCCCGACATCCCGCGGGAGCGGTTCTCCGCGCTCACCCGCCTCGACCACAACCGGGCGATCTCGCAGCTGGCCCGCAAGACCGGCGCCGCGGTCACCGACGTCAAGAAGATGACGATCTGGGGCAATCACTCGGCCACCCAGTACCCAGACGTGTTCCACGCCGAGATCAAAGGCAGGAACGCGGCCGAGGTGGTCAACGACCAGGCGTGGATCGAGAACGACTTCATCCCCACCGTCGCCAAGCGCGGCGCGGCGATCATCGACGCGCGCGGTGCCTCGTCGGCCGCGTCTGCCGCGTCGGCCACCATCGACGCCGCCCGCGACTGGCTGCTGGGCAGCCCGGACGGCAACTGGGTGTCCATGGCCGTCATCTCGGACGGCTCGTACGGTGTGCCCGAGGGGCTGATCTCCTCGTTCCCGGTGACCACCAAGGGCGGCGACTGGACGATCGTCACCGGCCTGGAGATCGACGAGTTCTCCCGCGCCCGGATCGACAAGTCGACCGCCGAGCTGGCCGACGAGCGCAACGCGGTCACCGAGCTGGGCCTGATCTAG
- a CDS encoding extracellular solute-binding protein translates to MVSRRGRAVRAGAIALAVATVLSACGSGRTGMVISFYTPATDGATFTAVAQECTRQLGGRFTIQHVSLSRAPGEQRLQLARRLSAHDGGLDVMALDVVWTAEFAEAGWALPLSDDPAGLAEADAGVDTLPGPLATARWKHRLYAAPVTTNTELLWYRADLVHQPPASWDGMVAEATKLHAAGQPGWIAVQANEGEGLVVWFNTLLASAGGQVLSEDGRHVTLTDTPAHRAATVSALRILKSVATAPGADPSITRTDEGTARLAVEQGKAALEVNWPFVLASMLENAVKGGVPFLPLNRNPALAGSVNDVGTFVPNDEQFRIAYEASQRVFGFAPYPGVAPGRPAKVTIGGLNLAVASTTRHRAEAFEAVRCLRSLQSQKYVSIEGGLPPVRASLYSDPQFQAKYPMYTVIRQQLTDAAVRPATPVYQALSLRLSAALSPITEIDPERTADELDAQAQKAIDGKGLLP, encoded by the coding sequence ATGGTGAGTCGTCGTGGGCGCGCAGTCCGAGCGGGCGCAATCGCGCTGGCTGTGGCGACGGTGTTGTCGGCCTGCGGGTCGGGCCGCACCGGGATGGTGATCAGTTTCTACACCCCGGCCACCGACGGTGCGACGTTTACCGCGGTCGCTCAGGAGTGCACCAGGCAACTCGGCGGCCGCTTCACCATCCAGCACGTGAGCCTGTCCAGGGCGCCCGGGGAGCAGCGATTGCAGCTGGCCCGGCGGCTGAGCGCCCATGACGGCGGCCTGGACGTGATGGCGCTGGACGTGGTGTGGACCGCGGAGTTCGCCGAGGCGGGCTGGGCGCTGCCGCTATCCGACGACCCGGCCGGCCTGGCCGAGGCCGACGCAGGCGTTGATACCCTGCCGGGGCCGCTCGCGACGGCGCGTTGGAAGCACAGGCTGTATGCCGCGCCCGTCACCACCAACACCGAATTACTTTGGTACCGAGCTGATTTGGTGCACCAACCGCCGGCGAGCTGGGACGGCATGGTGGCCGAGGCTACCAAATTGCACGCCGCGGGCCAGCCCGGCTGGATCGCCGTGCAGGCCAACGAGGGTGAGGGTCTGGTGGTGTGGTTCAACACGCTGCTGGCCAGCGCGGGCGGTCAGGTGCTCTCCGAGGACGGCCGCCACGTCACCCTGACCGACACGCCCGCGCACCGGGCCGCCACCGTCAGCGCGCTGCGGATCCTCAAGTCGGTGGCCACCGCGCCGGGAGCCGATCCGTCGATCACCCGGACCGACGAGGGCACCGCGCGGCTGGCGGTCGAACAGGGCAAGGCCGCGCTCGAAGTTAACTGGCCCTTCGTGCTGGCGTCCATGCTGGAGAACGCGGTGAAGGGCGGTGTGCCCTTCCTGCCGCTCAACCGCAACCCGGCGTTGGCCGGCAGCGTCAATGACGTCGGGACATTCGTGCCCAACGACGAGCAATTTCGCATCGCCTACGAGGCCAGCCAGAGGGTCTTCGGCTTCGCGCCCTATCCCGGCGTGGCGCCGGGCCGACCGGCCAAGGTGACGATCGGCGGGTTGAACCTGGCGGTGGCCAGCACCACGCGGCACCGCGCGGAGGCGTTCGAAGCCGTGCGCTGCCTGCGGAGCCTGCAGAGTCAGAAGTACGTGTCGATCGAAGGCGGCCTGCCGCCGGTGCGCGCCTCGCTGTATTCCGACCCGCAGTTCCAGGCCAAGTACCCGATGTACACCGTCATCCGCCAGCAGCTCACCGATGCCGCGGTGCGTCCCGCGACGCCGGTCTATCAAGCGTTGTCGCTGCGGCTGTCGGCGGCGCTGAGCCCGATCACCGAAATCGACCCGGAGCGCACGGCCGACGAGCTCGACGCGCAGGCGCAGAAGGCCATCGACGGCAAGGGCTTGCTGCCGTGA